A stretch of the Porites lutea chromosome 12, jaPorLute2.1, whole genome shotgun sequence genome encodes the following:
- the LOC140953859 gene encoding lactadherin-like — MESEIITDAQISVSSSWWYWNPRRVRLKYYYAWRANTNDQNQWIQVDLGRYTKVTRVATQGGRYYRGSGWVTKFKILYSLDGVLWQMYKEPGNSNASVKVFTANPGSYRTIVYNRLNEPLVARYIKILPVAWHLRISMRIEIYGCQARFLRHFCTYFNTDNDYDAVTIMKANLDGSCCKVPLGMENRAIADAQIRASSQYDRNSGPQRARLKGRGGWRPRTSDRDQWLQVDLEKYTTVSRIATQGRSGSYYYGPCVTKYRLQYSDDGVNYHPYKARGQDSVKVRPFDQLYLRKVRSFLRKSTCEHKTSKFGHKMPNR; from the exons ATGGAAAGTGAAATCATTACTGATGCCCAGATCAGCGTGTCTTCATCTTGGTGGTACTGGAATCCTCGTCGCGTAAGGTTGAAGTATTATTACGCGTGGAGAGCAAACACGAATGATCAAAACCAATGGATTCAAGTAGATCTTGGTCGTTACACCAAAGTAACACGTGTCGCGACTCAGGGCGGTAGATATTATAGAGGATCTGGATGGGTGACAAAATTTAAGATCCTTTATAGCCTTGACGGAGTCTTATGGCAGATGTACAAAGAGCCTGGTAATTCAAATGCTTCAGTCAAG GTGTTTACTGCGAATCCTGGTAGCTACAGAACCATCGTTTATAACCGACTGAATGAACCCCTCGTAGCACGGTATATTAAAATTTTACCGGTGGCATGGCATCTCCGCATATCGATGAGAATAGAAATCTACGGTTGCCAAG CTCGGTTTCTGAGACATTTTTGCACGTATTTCAACACTGATAACGATTATGACGCCGTTACAATCATGAAAGCGAATTTGGATGGCTCAT GTTGCAAAGTTCCTCTTGGTATGGAAAACAGAGCAATTGCCGATGCCCAAATACGCGCCTCTTCGCAATATGATAGAAACAGTGGTCCACAAAGAGCTAGATTAAAAGGAAGAGGAGGTTGGAGACCTCGCACCAGTGACAGGGATCAGTGGCTTCAGGTTGATCTTGAAAAATATACCACAGTATCACGTATAGCCACTCAGGGACGAAGTGGTAGCTATTATTATGGGCCGTGTGTAACTAAGTACAGGTTGCAGTACAGTGATGACGGAGTGAACTATCATCCGTACAAAGCACGAGGACAAGATTCAGTTAAGGTACGCCCATTTGACCAGCTTTATTTAAGAAAAGTACGAAGTTTTCTTAGAAAATCCACTTGTGAGCATAAAACGAGCAAATTTGGCCATAAAATGCCAAATCGGTGA
- the LOC140953860 gene encoding lactadherin-like, which yields MESEAIADSQISASSQLDDQHFAAQARLHLKADGSTSGGWSALTNDVNQWLQVDFGSSTRVTRIATQGEYGYNNWVTEYKLQYSDDGINFHFFKEVGKTSTKLFAGNRDSETVVHNELRPPIKTRFIRLLPTRWNKQISMRIEIYGCPDCIAPVGMESGAISDVQISASSNKDDSFAASRARLHVKKSGIVEIRQGGWSPLKDDLNQWLQVDLGRLTTVTRLATQGRDGSDEWVTKYTLQYSFDGVIYHDYRERGETSLKVFDGNQNSYSVVYNKVNSPVTVRFVRLLPIEWYKHICIRIEIYGCPGCMSPLGLENGAISDAQISASSQWDNNLGSHRARLNGNPTGKGMGAWCALNNDKNQWLQVDLGRYTTVTHIATQGRSDSSQWVTKYSLQYSDDGVHFLWYKDLKDGSIKWLSEKE from the exons ATGGAAAGCGAAGCAATTGCCGATTCTCAAATAAGCGCATCTTCACAACTGGATGACCAACATTTTGCCGCACAAGCCAGGCTGCATTTGAAAGCAGATGGGAGCACATCTGGAGGCTGGTCTGCTCTCACAAATGATGTCAATCAATGGCTTCAGGTGGATTTCGGTAGCTCTACTAGAGTTACACGGATAGCGACCCAAGGGGAATATGGATACAACAACTGGGTGACTGAATATAAGTTACAGTACAGTGATGATGGTATTAACttccattttttcaaagaagttGGAAAAACATCAACAAAG ttgtttgcCGGAAATAGAGACAGTGAAACGGTTGTCCACAACGAACTTCGCCCACCGATCAAAACCCGCTTTATTCGACTTTTGCCAACGCGGTGGAACAAACAAATATCAATGAGGATTGAAATTTATGGATGCCCAG ATTGCATAGCACCTGTTGGCATGGAAAGTGGAGCAATCTCTGACGTCCAGATAAGTGCCTCCTCAAATAAGGATGATAGTTTTGCGGCAAGTCGGGCCAGGCTGCACGTCAAGAAGAGCGGGATAGTCGAGATTAGGCAAGGAGGCTGGTCGCCTTTAAAAGACGATCTTAACCAATGGCTGCAGGTGGATCTTGGCAGGTTAACCACAGTAACACGTTTGGCAACACAAGGAAGGGATGGATCAGATGAGTGGGTCACCAAGTACACGTTGCAGTACAGCTTTGATGGAGTTATATATCACGATTACAGAGAAAGAGGAGAAACCTCTTTAAAG gTTTTTGATGGAAACCAAAACAGTTACAGTGTGGTGTATAACAAAGTAAACTCACCAGTCACAGTTCGCTTCGTTCGGTTATTGCCGATTGAGTGGTACAAACACATATGTATCAGAATTGAGATCTATGGTTGTCCAG GTTGTATGTCCCCTCTTGGTCTGGAAAATGGAGCAATTTCTGATGCCCAGATAAGTGCCTCTTCGCAGTGGGATAACAATCTTGGTTCACACAGAGCTCGATTGAATGGGAACCCTACTGGAAAAGGCATGGGAGCCTGGTGTGCtttaaacaatgacaaaaatcaGTGGCTTCAGGTTGATCTTGGAAGATATACCACAGTGACTCACATAGCGACTCAGGGGAGAAGTGATTCTAGCCAATGGGTTACCAAATACTCGTTGCAGTACAGTGACGACGGAGTCCACTTCCTTTGGTACAAAGATTTAAAAGATGGTTCAATAAAG TGGCTCTCTGAGAAAGAGTAA
- the LOC140953528 gene encoding uncharacterized protein isoform X1, with protein sequence MRMELYGCPACEAPLGMESKAISDSQITASSQLDENLSPAHSRLHNKSNQTKGGAWAALRNDQHQWLQVDFLSYTTVTHVATQGRHAHSEWVVNYKLNYSNDGLTFQEYKEPGSNLAKVLDGNRDNDTVVRNRLNRSITARFLRILPTKWNNRISLRMEIYGCPACIAPLGMENNAISDGQISVSSQIDDDHGANQARLHFKISSINRAGWTALKNDLNQWLQVDLGAYTIVTRVATQGGKSVSQWVTKYTLQYSDDRFIFQPYQEATGNSAMIFYGNRDSDTVVYNTLKPPITAHFIRILPLEWHNHISLRIEVYGCPGCVKSLGMENQAISDAQVTASSQMDNTHSAKEARLHSKSYGYQRGGWVALRNDLNQWLEVDLLTFTRVTRVATQGRDGYEQWVTKYRLQYSDDGETFHSFKEIGSNFAKVFAGNRDHETVVYNQLSPPVTTRFIRLIPVMWHNYISMRIEIYGCQGCIEALGMTRGTITDTQITASSELDNTHSAAQARLHSKANGSKYQAWSAHENDHHQWLQIDFGSSTKITRLATQGRNGFNEWVTKYNLGYSDNGVHFHSYKMMGESRAKVFEGNQDSDTVVYHALTPPITARFVRLLPVEWHNHISLRTEFYGCPGCIAPLGMDSGAITDAQISASSQWSNNYAASRARLHMRRIGYQGGSWIARKNDLNQWLQIDLGGYTTLTRVATQGRSDAYQWVTKYKLQYSDDGVIFQFYKEPHQTAAKVFRGNQDRSTIVYNILNPPITTRFIRIKPVEWKGYISMRMEIYGCPGCTTPLGMENRAIPDSWMTASSSRDNKHTAWQARLHLSADGSAGGGWSARDDDFSQWLKVELGGYTTVTRVATQGGNGRNEWVTKYRLQYSNAGNIFKYYRLRDNSSAMVFEGNKDSNSVFTNRLSQPIKARYILFIPIEWHNHISMRVEIYGCPGCMAPLGMENSQISDAQISASSVSDDQSSPRQARLHLPGGGGWSALKNDPHQWLQVDLRSYTTVTRVATQGRTGTKEWVTKYKLQYSDDGMNFQFYKEHGDKSAKVFLGNRNSDSVVSNTLNPAITAVFIRILPEEWNVRISMRIELYGCPGCVSALGVGNGEIPDAHITASSQLDDNNGAALARLRLKKDGLKQGGWSALYNDFGQWIQVDLGGSTRVTRVATQGKNAGDAWVVKYRLQYSEDLRTNFYFVKKSVNSSAKVLYGNDDSETVVYNVLVPPITARLIRVLPVEWHNQISMRLEIYGCPVSSSTPTVQPTELTTKTISTENVSSTGVKTPVGTPRKYVARPRKGSKVSAIVAPVVVFVLLAVLLLAGFFFWRRRSSIKKAVLNIPLPPVRYPKDEELCPDTKDA encoded by the exons ATGAGAATGGAACTCTATGGCTGCCCag CTTGTGAAGCTCCTCTTGGAATGGAAAGCAAGGCAATTTCAGATTCTCAAATAACTGCATCATCACAATTGGATGAAAACCTTTCTCCAGCACATAGCCGATTGCACAACAAATCAAACCAAACCAAAGGTGGAGCCTGGGCGGCCCTAAGAAATGATCAGCACCAATGGCTTCAGGTGGATTTCCTTAGCTACACTACCGTGACACATGTTGCGACTCAAGGAAGACATGCCCACAGCGAATGGGTAGTTAATTACAAATTAAACTACAGTAATGATGGATTGACATTCCAAGAGTACAAAGAACCAGGAAGCAATCTTGCCAAG GTTTTGGATGGGAACAGAGACAACGACACTGTAGTGAGAAATAGACTGAATCGATCAATCACAGCCCGCTTTTTACGCATCTTACCAACCAAGTGGAATAACAGGATTTCCCTGAGAATGGAGATCTATGGCTGTCCTG CTTGCATTGCCCCACTTGGGATGGAAAACAATGCCATTTCAGACGGCCAGATAAGTGTCTCTTCACAAATAGATGATGATCATGGCGCAAACCAAGCCAGATTGCATTTTAAGATAAGTAGCATCAACCGCGCAGGCTGGACCGCTCTGAAAAATGATCTTAACCAATGGCTTCAGGTGGATCTTGGTGCCTACACCATAGTAACAAGAGTAGCAACTCAGGGGGGAAAATCTGTCAGCCAGTGGGTGACCAAGTACACGTTACAGTACAGTGATGATAGATTCATCTTCCAACCATACCAAGAAGCAACTGGCAACTCGGCAATG attttttatgGAAACAGAGACAGTGACACTGTTGTGTACAACACTTTGAAACCACCAATAACAGCACACTTTATTCGAATCTTACCGTTGGAGTGGCACAATCATATATCATTGAGGATTGAAGTTTATGGCTGTCCAG GTTGTGTAAAATCACTTGGAATGGAAAATCAAGCGATCTCTGATGCCCAAGTAACAGCCTCATCACAAATGGACAACACCCATTCTGCAAAAGAGGCCCGCTTGCATTCCAAGTCATATGGATACCAAAGAGGTGGCTGGGTAGCTCTCAGGAATGATCTCAATCAATGGCTTGAGGTGGATCTTCTTACTTTCACCAGAGTAACACGTGTGGCAACTCAAGGAAGAGATGGGTATGAGCAGTGGGTGACCAAGTACAGGTTACAGTACAGTGATGATGGAGAAACCTTTCACTCTTTCAAAGAGATTGGCAGTAACTTTGCGAAG GTTTTCGCAGGGAATCGAGATCATGAGACAGTTGTGTACAATCAATTGAGTCCACCAGTCACAACTCGCTTCATTCGACTGATTCCAGTAATGTGGCATAACTACATATCAATGAGAATAGAGATCTACGGCTGCCAAG GTTGTATAGAGGCACTGGGTATGACGCGCGGAACAATCACTGATACCCAGATAACTGCATCATCAGAACTGGATAACACCCATTCTGCTGCACAGGCCAGGCTGCATTCCAAAGCAAATGGAAGCAAATATCAAGCCTGGTCAGCACATGAAAATGATCATCATCAGTGGCTTCAAATTGATTTTGGAAGCTCCACCAAAATTACTCGGCTGGCCACTCAGGGACGAAATGGCTTTAATGAGTGGGTGACCAAGTACAATTTAGGTTACAGCGACAATGGTGTACATTTTCATTCCTACAAGATGATGGGAGAATCAAGGGCAAAG GTGTTTGAAGGAAACCAAGACAGTGACACTGTTGTATACCACGCTCTGACTCCACCAATCACAGCTCGGTTCGTTCGTTTGTTGCCTGTCGAGTGGCATAATCACATATCTTTGAGAACAGAGTTCTACGGTTGTCCAG gTTGCATTGCTCCCCTCGGCATGGACAGTGGAGCAATAACTGATGCCCAAATAAGTGCCTCCTCACAGTGGAGTAACAATTATGCTGCATCACGGGCCAGGTTGCACATGCGAAGAATTGGTTACCAAGGAGGATCCTGGATAGCTCGTAAAAATGACCTCAACCAATGGCTTCAAATAGATCTTGGTGGTTACACTACCTTAACTCGTGTTGCGACACAAGGTAGAAGTGACGCCTATCAGTGGGTAACTAAATACAAATTGCAGTACAGTGACGATGGGGTGATATTCCAGTTCTACAAAGAGCCACATCAGACCGCAGCAAAG GTATTTCGAGGAAATCAAGACCGTAGCACCATTGTTTACAACATTTTGAACCCACCAATCACAACGCGCTTCATTCGAATCAAACCGGTGGAGTGGAAAGGCTACATATCCATGAGGATGGAGATCTACGGATGTCCAG GCTGTACGACACCGCTTGGTATGGAAAATAGGGCAATCCCTGATTCATGGATGACCGCCTCATCGTCACGTGACAACAAACACACTGCTTGGCAAGCAAGGCTACATCTATCAGCTGATGGCAGCGCGGGGGGAGGTTGGTCGGCTCGTGACGATGATTTCAGTCAGTGGCTGAAGGTAGAACTTGGTGGTTACACAACTGTAACACGTGTAGCGACACAAGGAGGGAATGGACGAAATGAATGGGTGACAAAGTACAGATTACAATATAGCAATGCTGGGAATATTTTCAAGTATTATAGGTTGAGAGACAACAGTTCAGCAATG gTGTTTGAAGGTAACAAGGACAGTAACAGCGTTTTTACAAACAGATTAAGCCAGCCGATCAAAGCACGCTACATTCTCTTTATACCAATAGAGTGGCATAATCACATATCGATGAGAGTAGAGATCTACGGCTGCCCAG GCTGCATGGCACCGCTTGGCATGGAAAATAGCCAAATATCAGACGCCCAGATCAGTGCATCTTCAGTGTCTGACGACCAAAGCTCTCCCCGACAGGCCAGGCTGCACCTACCGGGAGGGGGTGGGTGGAGTGCCCTTAAAAACGATCCCCACCAGTGGTTACAGGTGGACCTTAGAAGTTACACCACAGTAACACGTGTAGCGACTCAGGGGAGGACTGGGACCAAGGAGTGGGTGACCAAATACAAGTTACAGTACAGTGATGATGGAATGAACTTCCAGTTTTACAAAGAACATGGAGACAAGTCAGCTAAG gTTTTTCTTGGCAATCGTAACAGTGACAGTGTTGTGTCTAATACACTGAACCCAGCAATCACAGCAGTGTTCATTCGTATATTGCCAGAAGAATGGAACGTTCGCATATCTATGAGGATAGAGCTGTACGGCTGTCCAG GATGCGTCAGTGCCCTTGGCGTAGGGAATGGTGAAATCCCAGATGCTCATATTACCGCGTCTTCACAGCTGGATGACAACAATGGGGCAGCACTTGCCAGATTacgcttaaaaaaagatggccTCAAGCAAGGAGGGTGGTCTGCTCTTTACAATGACTTTGGCCAATGGATTCAGGTGGATCTTGGTGGTTCCACCAGAGTCACTAGGGTAGCGACGCAAGGAAAGAATGCAGGTGATGCGTGGGTGGTCAAGTACCGACTGCAGTACAGTGAAGACCTTAGAACGAACTTTTATTTTGTCAAGAAGTCAGTCAACAGTTCAGcaaaa gTGCTTTACGGAAATGACGACAGTGAGACTGTGGTGTATAATGTGTTGGTCCCACCAATCACAGCACGCCTAATTCGTGTCTTACCAGTAGAGTGGCACAATCAGATATCAATGAGACTGGAGATATACGGATGTCCAG tttcttcttCGACTCCAACTGTACAGCCAACGGAGCTAACTACAAAGACAATATCGACTGAAAATGTTAGTTCTACTGGGGTCAAAACGCCAGTAGGGACGCCTAGAAAATATGTGGCGCGTCCAAGAAAAG GTTCCAAGGTTTCTGCTATCGTCGCGCCAGTGGTAGTGTTCGTTTTGCTCGCCGTTCTGCTGTTGGCTGGATTCTTCTTCTGGAGAAG AAGGAGCTCCATTAAAAAGGCCGTGCTGAACATTCCTCTCCCACCAGTGAGATATCCGAA aGATGAAGAATTATGCCCAGACACCAAAGATGCTTAG
- the LOC140953528 gene encoding uncharacterized protein isoform X2, which produces MRMELYGCPACEAPLGMESKAISDSQITASSQLDENLSPAHSRLHNKSNQTKGGAWAALRNDQHQWLQVDFLSYTTVTHVATQGRHAHSEWVVNYKLNYSNDGLTFQEYKEPGSNLAKVLDGNRDNDTVVRNRLNRSITARFLRILPTKWNNRISLRMEIYGCPACIAPLGMENNAISDGQISVSSQIDDDHGANQARLHFKISSINRAGWTALKNDLNQWLQVDLGAYTIVTRVATQGGKSVSQWVTKYTLQYSDDRFIFQPYQEATGNSAMIFYGNRDSDTVVYNTLKPPITAHFIRILPLEWHNHISLRIEVYGCPGCVKSLGMENQAISDAQVTASSQMDNTHSAKEARLHSKSYGYQRGGWVALRNDLNQWLEVDLLTFTRVTRVATQGRDGYEQWVTKYRLQYSDDGETFHSFKEIGSNFAKVFAGNRDHETVVYNQLSPPVTTRFIRLIPVMWHNYISMRIEIYGCQGCIEALGMTRGTITDTQITASSELDNTHSAAQARLHSKANGSKYQAWSAHENDHHQWLQIDFGSSTKITRLATQGRNGFNEWVTKYNLGYSDNGVHFHSYKMMGESRAKVFEGNQDSDTVVYHALTPPITARFVRLLPVEWHNHISLRTEFYGCPGCIAPLGMDSGAITDAQISASSQWSNNYAASRARLHMRRIGYQGGSWIARKNDLNQWLQIDLGGYTTLTRVATQGRSDAYQWVTKYKLQYSDDGVIFQFYKEPHQTAAKVFRGNQDRSTIVYNILNPPITTRFIRIKPVEWKGYISMRMEIYGCPGCTTPLGMENRAIPDSWMTASSSRDNKHTAWQARLHLSADGSAGGGWSARDDDFSQWLKVELGGYTTVTRVATQGGNGRNEWVTKYRLQYSNAGNIFKYYRLRDNSSAMVFEGNKDSNSVFTNRLSQPIKARYILFIPIEWHNHISMRVEIYGCPGCMAPLGMENSQISDAQISASSVSDDQSSPRQARLHLPGGGGWSALKNDPHQWLQVDLRSYTTVTRVATQGRTGTKEWVTKYKLQYSDDGMNFQFYKEHGDKSAKVFLGNRNSDSVVSNTLNPAITAVFIRILPEEWNVRISMRIELYGCPGCVSALGVGNGEIPDAHITASSQLDDNNGAALARLRLKKDGLKQGGWSALYNDFGQWIQVDLGGSTRVTRVATQGKNAGDAWVVKYRLQYSEDLRTNFYFVKKSVNSSAKVLYGNDDSETVVYNVLVPPITARLIRVLPVEWHNQISMRLEIYGCPVSSSTPTVQPTELTTKTISTENVSSTGVKTPVGTPRKYVARPRKGSKVSAIVAPVVVFVLLAVLLLAGFFFWRRSSIKKAVLNIPLPPVRYPKDEELCPDTKDA; this is translated from the exons ATGAGAATGGAACTCTATGGCTGCCCag CTTGTGAAGCTCCTCTTGGAATGGAAAGCAAGGCAATTTCAGATTCTCAAATAACTGCATCATCACAATTGGATGAAAACCTTTCTCCAGCACATAGCCGATTGCACAACAAATCAAACCAAACCAAAGGTGGAGCCTGGGCGGCCCTAAGAAATGATCAGCACCAATGGCTTCAGGTGGATTTCCTTAGCTACACTACCGTGACACATGTTGCGACTCAAGGAAGACATGCCCACAGCGAATGGGTAGTTAATTACAAATTAAACTACAGTAATGATGGATTGACATTCCAAGAGTACAAAGAACCAGGAAGCAATCTTGCCAAG GTTTTGGATGGGAACAGAGACAACGACACTGTAGTGAGAAATAGACTGAATCGATCAATCACAGCCCGCTTTTTACGCATCTTACCAACCAAGTGGAATAACAGGATTTCCCTGAGAATGGAGATCTATGGCTGTCCTG CTTGCATTGCCCCACTTGGGATGGAAAACAATGCCATTTCAGACGGCCAGATAAGTGTCTCTTCACAAATAGATGATGATCATGGCGCAAACCAAGCCAGATTGCATTTTAAGATAAGTAGCATCAACCGCGCAGGCTGGACCGCTCTGAAAAATGATCTTAACCAATGGCTTCAGGTGGATCTTGGTGCCTACACCATAGTAACAAGAGTAGCAACTCAGGGGGGAAAATCTGTCAGCCAGTGGGTGACCAAGTACACGTTACAGTACAGTGATGATAGATTCATCTTCCAACCATACCAAGAAGCAACTGGCAACTCGGCAATG attttttatgGAAACAGAGACAGTGACACTGTTGTGTACAACACTTTGAAACCACCAATAACAGCACACTTTATTCGAATCTTACCGTTGGAGTGGCACAATCATATATCATTGAGGATTGAAGTTTATGGCTGTCCAG GTTGTGTAAAATCACTTGGAATGGAAAATCAAGCGATCTCTGATGCCCAAGTAACAGCCTCATCACAAATGGACAACACCCATTCTGCAAAAGAGGCCCGCTTGCATTCCAAGTCATATGGATACCAAAGAGGTGGCTGGGTAGCTCTCAGGAATGATCTCAATCAATGGCTTGAGGTGGATCTTCTTACTTTCACCAGAGTAACACGTGTGGCAACTCAAGGAAGAGATGGGTATGAGCAGTGGGTGACCAAGTACAGGTTACAGTACAGTGATGATGGAGAAACCTTTCACTCTTTCAAAGAGATTGGCAGTAACTTTGCGAAG GTTTTCGCAGGGAATCGAGATCATGAGACAGTTGTGTACAATCAATTGAGTCCACCAGTCACAACTCGCTTCATTCGACTGATTCCAGTAATGTGGCATAACTACATATCAATGAGAATAGAGATCTACGGCTGCCAAG GTTGTATAGAGGCACTGGGTATGACGCGCGGAACAATCACTGATACCCAGATAACTGCATCATCAGAACTGGATAACACCCATTCTGCTGCACAGGCCAGGCTGCATTCCAAAGCAAATGGAAGCAAATATCAAGCCTGGTCAGCACATGAAAATGATCATCATCAGTGGCTTCAAATTGATTTTGGAAGCTCCACCAAAATTACTCGGCTGGCCACTCAGGGACGAAATGGCTTTAATGAGTGGGTGACCAAGTACAATTTAGGTTACAGCGACAATGGTGTACATTTTCATTCCTACAAGATGATGGGAGAATCAAGGGCAAAG GTGTTTGAAGGAAACCAAGACAGTGACACTGTTGTATACCACGCTCTGACTCCACCAATCACAGCTCGGTTCGTTCGTTTGTTGCCTGTCGAGTGGCATAATCACATATCTTTGAGAACAGAGTTCTACGGTTGTCCAG gTTGCATTGCTCCCCTCGGCATGGACAGTGGAGCAATAACTGATGCCCAAATAAGTGCCTCCTCACAGTGGAGTAACAATTATGCTGCATCACGGGCCAGGTTGCACATGCGAAGAATTGGTTACCAAGGAGGATCCTGGATAGCTCGTAAAAATGACCTCAACCAATGGCTTCAAATAGATCTTGGTGGTTACACTACCTTAACTCGTGTTGCGACACAAGGTAGAAGTGACGCCTATCAGTGGGTAACTAAATACAAATTGCAGTACAGTGACGATGGGGTGATATTCCAGTTCTACAAAGAGCCACATCAGACCGCAGCAAAG GTATTTCGAGGAAATCAAGACCGTAGCACCATTGTTTACAACATTTTGAACCCACCAATCACAACGCGCTTCATTCGAATCAAACCGGTGGAGTGGAAAGGCTACATATCCATGAGGATGGAGATCTACGGATGTCCAG GCTGTACGACACCGCTTGGTATGGAAAATAGGGCAATCCCTGATTCATGGATGACCGCCTCATCGTCACGTGACAACAAACACACTGCTTGGCAAGCAAGGCTACATCTATCAGCTGATGGCAGCGCGGGGGGAGGTTGGTCGGCTCGTGACGATGATTTCAGTCAGTGGCTGAAGGTAGAACTTGGTGGTTACACAACTGTAACACGTGTAGCGACACAAGGAGGGAATGGACGAAATGAATGGGTGACAAAGTACAGATTACAATATAGCAATGCTGGGAATATTTTCAAGTATTATAGGTTGAGAGACAACAGTTCAGCAATG gTGTTTGAAGGTAACAAGGACAGTAACAGCGTTTTTACAAACAGATTAAGCCAGCCGATCAAAGCACGCTACATTCTCTTTATACCAATAGAGTGGCATAATCACATATCGATGAGAGTAGAGATCTACGGCTGCCCAG GCTGCATGGCACCGCTTGGCATGGAAAATAGCCAAATATCAGACGCCCAGATCAGTGCATCTTCAGTGTCTGACGACCAAAGCTCTCCCCGACAGGCCAGGCTGCACCTACCGGGAGGGGGTGGGTGGAGTGCCCTTAAAAACGATCCCCACCAGTGGTTACAGGTGGACCTTAGAAGTTACACCACAGTAACACGTGTAGCGACTCAGGGGAGGACTGGGACCAAGGAGTGGGTGACCAAATACAAGTTACAGTACAGTGATGATGGAATGAACTTCCAGTTTTACAAAGAACATGGAGACAAGTCAGCTAAG gTTTTTCTTGGCAATCGTAACAGTGACAGTGTTGTGTCTAATACACTGAACCCAGCAATCACAGCAGTGTTCATTCGTATATTGCCAGAAGAATGGAACGTTCGCATATCTATGAGGATAGAGCTGTACGGCTGTCCAG GATGCGTCAGTGCCCTTGGCGTAGGGAATGGTGAAATCCCAGATGCTCATATTACCGCGTCTTCACAGCTGGATGACAACAATGGGGCAGCACTTGCCAGATTacgcttaaaaaaagatggccTCAAGCAAGGAGGGTGGTCTGCTCTTTACAATGACTTTGGCCAATGGATTCAGGTGGATCTTGGTGGTTCCACCAGAGTCACTAGGGTAGCGACGCAAGGAAAGAATGCAGGTGATGCGTGGGTGGTCAAGTACCGACTGCAGTACAGTGAAGACCTTAGAACGAACTTTTATTTTGTCAAGAAGTCAGTCAACAGTTCAGcaaaa gTGCTTTACGGAAATGACGACAGTGAGACTGTGGTGTATAATGTGTTGGTCCCACCAATCACAGCACGCCTAATTCGTGTCTTACCAGTAGAGTGGCACAATCAGATATCAATGAGACTGGAGATATACGGATGTCCAG tttcttcttCGACTCCAACTGTACAGCCAACGGAGCTAACTACAAAGACAATATCGACTGAAAATGTTAGTTCTACTGGGGTCAAAACGCCAGTAGGGACGCCTAGAAAATATGTGGCGCGTCCAAGAAAAG GTTCCAAGGTTTCTGCTATCGTCGCGCCAGTGGTAGTGTTCGTTTTGCTCGCCGTTCTGCTGTTGGCTGGATTCTTCTTCTGGAGAAG GAGCTCCATTAAAAAGGCCGTGCTGAACATTCCTCTCCCACCAGTGAGATATCCGAA aGATGAAGAATTATGCCCAGACACCAAAGATGCTTAG